A single genomic interval of Arthrobacter methylotrophus harbors:
- a CDS encoding UPF0182 family protein, with the protein MSRPASTSPPGRPTRRRGALTPTLIIVAVAVVGFIFFANVWTDVLWYQQLGFFEVYFKENLSRILIFLAGFVLMSVPVFYAIRVAYHARPVYAPDAEVRDNLNRYQAQLEPVRRVVMIGIPGLFGLFAGSAAASQWQTVLLFFNQVPFGQTDPQFGLDISFYLMTLPFLGFVTGFLMSVVVIAGIAGILTHYLYGSIRLMERGIFTSRAAQIHLAVTGAIFLLLLGANFWLDVYGTVQNNGGHWAGALYTDVNAVIPTKTILAVAAGLVAILFIVAAVIGRWRLPVIGTAMLIITSILAGGVYPWVIQQFQVRPSEQTLENKYIDRNITMTRAAYGLDKIQVSPYNATTDAKTGALAKDAQTTANIRLLDPNLVSSAFSQLEQYRPYYQFPKSLNVDRYTVDGKTQDTVIAVRELNQDGLNASQQTWVNRHIVYTHGYGVVAAKGNTVTVDGKPDFLLSGIPSMGTLGNDASYQPRIYFGEDSPDYSIVGAPDGAPHREQDRPAATDSTTETQYTFTGNGGPNVGNWFNRLLYSIKFQSSDLLLSDGVNEKSQILYDRTPRERVEKVAPYLTVDGSAYPAVVDGRVKWIVDGYTTSQYFPYSQQQQLQTATADSQTTSGRTALLPNNTVNYIKNSVKATVDAYDGSVTLYAWDDQDPILKSWQKVFPSTIKPISEMSGQLMSHVRYPEDLFKVQQELLGRYHVTNADSFYQNNDAWSVPNDPTVSDPVRQPPYYLSLQMPGQTKPAFQLTSSFIPQVVNGNARNILYGFLAADSDAGSQKGVKADSYGQLRLLQLPTDTQVPGPGQAQNKFNSDPDVSQQLNLLRQGASDVLNGNLLTLPVGGGLLYVQPVYVKSTGETSYPTLQRVLVAFGDKVGFASTLDAALKVLFGGDSGASAGDSANNGQTPTPPGTTTPPAAADAQAQLKAALDQANKAIQDGQAALAKGDFAGYGAQQSLLSAALQKALDAESRLGAPPAPSATASPSASPLPTPTPTPSK; encoded by the coding sequence TTGTCCCGTCCAGCCAGCACCAGCCCGCCCGGAAGACCGACGCGGAGACGGGGTGCCCTCACTCCGACCTTGATCATCGTGGCCGTCGCGGTGGTGGGGTTCATCTTCTTCGCCAACGTGTGGACAGATGTCCTCTGGTACCAGCAGCTGGGCTTCTTCGAGGTCTATTTCAAAGAGAACCTCTCCCGGATCCTGATCTTCCTGGCGGGCTTCGTCCTGATGTCCGTGCCGGTTTTCTACGCGATCCGCGTCGCCTACCATGCCCGGCCGGTCTATGCTCCGGATGCCGAGGTCAGGGACAACCTGAACCGTTACCAGGCCCAACTTGAACCCGTACGCCGCGTGGTCATGATCGGCATCCCCGGGCTGTTCGGGCTGTTCGCCGGGAGCGCTGCCGCGAGCCAGTGGCAAACGGTGCTTCTGTTCTTCAACCAAGTGCCGTTCGGCCAGACCGATCCTCAATTTGGCCTGGACATCAGCTTCTATCTCATGACCTTGCCGTTCCTTGGCTTTGTCACGGGCTTCCTCATGAGTGTTGTGGTGATTGCCGGGATCGCCGGAATCCTGACCCACTACCTCTACGGCAGTATCCGGCTCATGGAGCGGGGCATCTTCACGAGCCGCGCGGCCCAGATCCACTTGGCCGTGACCGGTGCGATTTTCCTGTTGCTGCTTGGAGCCAACTTCTGGCTCGACGTCTACGGAACCGTCCAAAACAACGGCGGGCATTGGGCGGGTGCCCTCTACACTGACGTCAATGCGGTGATTCCCACGAAGACCATCCTCGCGGTTGCCGCGGGCTTGGTGGCGATCCTCTTCATTGTGGCGGCCGTGATTGGCCGTTGGCGATTGCCCGTCATCGGCACGGCCATGCTGATCATCACCTCCATACTCGCCGGCGGGGTCTACCCGTGGGTCATCCAGCAGTTCCAGGTCCGTCCTTCGGAGCAGACACTGGAAAACAAGTACATTGACCGCAATATAACCATGACCCGGGCCGCTTATGGTTTGGACAAGATCCAGGTATCCCCTTACAACGCCACTACGGATGCCAAGACCGGCGCTCTTGCCAAGGATGCGCAGACGACCGCCAATATCCGGCTGCTGGACCCGAACCTGGTCTCTTCGGCGTTCTCCCAGCTGGAGCAGTACCGGCCGTACTACCAGTTCCCGAAGTCCTTGAACGTTGACCGCTACACCGTGGACGGCAAGACCCAGGACACCGTCATTGCGGTCCGCGAGTTGAATCAGGACGGGTTGAACGCCAGCCAGCAGACCTGGGTCAACCGGCATATCGTCTACACGCACGGTTACGGCGTGGTGGCCGCCAAGGGCAACACGGTCACCGTTGACGGCAAGCCGGACTTCCTGTTGTCCGGCATCCCGTCCATGGGCACTCTCGGTAATGATGCGAGCTATCAACCCCGCATCTACTTCGGTGAAGATTCTCCGGACTACTCGATTGTCGGTGCCCCGGACGGCGCTCCGCACCGCGAGCAGGACCGTCCGGCCGCGACGGACAGCACCACTGAAACCCAGTACACATTCACCGGCAACGGTGGCCCCAACGTGGGTAACTGGTTCAACCGCCTCCTGTACTCCATCAAGTTCCAGTCCTCGGATCTGCTGCTCTCGGACGGCGTCAATGAGAAGTCGCAGATTCTCTATGACCGGACCCCGCGCGAGCGAGTCGAAAAGGTCGCGCCGTACTTGACGGTAGATGGCAGCGCTTATCCTGCCGTGGTCGACGGGCGGGTGAAGTGGATTGTGGATGGTTATACCACCAGCCAATACTTCCCGTACTCCCAGCAGCAGCAACTGCAAACCGCTACGGCCGACTCGCAGACGACCTCCGGACGCACTGCGCTCTTACCGAACAACACCGTCAACTACATCAAGAACTCGGTCAAAGCTACTGTTGATGCCTATGACGGCTCAGTGACGCTGTACGCCTGGGATGACCAGGACCCCATCCTGAAGTCGTGGCAGAAGGTTTTCCCTAGCACTATCAAACCGATTTCGGAGATGTCCGGACAGCTGATGAGCCACGTGCGGTATCCGGAGGATCTCTTCAAGGTCCAGCAAGAGTTGCTTGGGCGGTACCACGTGACCAATGCGGACAGCTTCTACCAAAACAACGACGCGTGGAGTGTCCCGAACGACCCCACCGTCTCGGATCCCGTCCGGCAGCCTCCCTACTACCTGTCCCTGCAGATGCCTGGCCAGACCAAGCCGGCCTTCCAGCTGACGTCGTCCTTCATCCCGCAGGTGGTTAACGGCAACGCTCGGAACATCCTGTACGGGTTCCTTGCCGCTGATTCCGACGCCGGCAGCCAGAAGGGGGTGAAGGCGGACTCGTATGGCCAGTTGCGATTACTTCAGTTGCCAACGGATACCCAGGTTCCGGGGCCAGGCCAGGCCCAGAACAAGTTCAACTCTGATCCTGATGTGTCGCAGCAACTTAACCTGCTCAGACAGGGCGCCTCGGATGTGCTCAATGGCAATCTCCTGACGCTTCCTGTGGGTGGCGGCCTGTTGTATGTGCAGCCGGTGTACGTGAAGTCAACGGGTGAAACGTCCTATCCAACGCTTCAGCGGGTCCTCGTAGCCTTCGGCGACAAGGTAGGTTTCGCCTCCACTTTGGATGCCGCTCTGAAGGTTTTGTTCGGCGGCGATTCCGGGGCCTCGGCAGGGGACTCGGCCAATAACGGTCAGACCCCCACCCCGCCAGGGACCACGACGCCACCCGCTGCGGCCGATGCCCAGGCACAGTTGAAGGCTGCGCTGGATCAGGCCAACAAGGCTATCCAGGACGGCCAGGCTGCGCTGGCCAAGGGCGACTTCGCCGGATACGGCGCCCAGCAGAGCCTCCTTTCCGCGGCACTGCAGAAAGCGCTCGACGCCGAGTCCCGGCTTGGTGCGCCTCCTGCACCGTCAGCCACTGCCAGTCCTTCGGCGAGCCCGTTGCCGACGCCCACGCCGACGCCGAGCAAGTAG
- a CDS encoding electron transfer flavoprotein subunit beta/FixA family protein, whose product MKIVVLVKHVPDTAEERKLDLATGQLDREATGGVVDEINERALEAALRIKDSNKGTEVVAMTMGPEGAAQALRKALSMGADSGVHIVDDSLSGADTGRTAATLAAALRSTGFDVVLAGNESTDGRAGVIPAMLAEHLQLPLLGSLISAEIADGAVSGVRQGEGGTLDIHTGLPAVLTVTERFPEARFPNFKGILTAKRKPVTTLSASRLGVQAPVSRTVVISTVERPPRPAGRKLIDDGTAANELAEFLVANRLV is encoded by the coding sequence ATGAAGATCGTCGTGCTCGTCAAACACGTGCCGGATACGGCCGAAGAACGGAAGCTCGATCTGGCTACGGGTCAACTCGATCGTGAGGCAACCGGCGGCGTGGTCGATGAAATCAACGAGCGCGCCCTCGAAGCCGCATTGCGCATCAAGGATTCCAACAAGGGTACGGAAGTGGTGGCGATGACCATGGGCCCTGAGGGAGCGGCCCAGGCCTTGCGGAAGGCTCTTTCCATGGGAGCCGATTCCGGGGTTCACATCGTGGATGACTCCCTGAGCGGCGCCGACACGGGACGAACGGCGGCAACGCTGGCGGCTGCCTTGCGGTCCACAGGTTTTGACGTGGTTCTGGCTGGCAACGAGTCGACGGATGGCCGCGCCGGGGTCATTCCGGCCATGCTTGCCGAACATCTTCAGCTGCCCCTGTTGGGCTCGCTGATCTCCGCCGAAATCGCCGACGGCGCGGTAAGCGGCGTTCGCCAGGGAGAAGGTGGAACCCTTGACATCCATACGGGACTGCCTGCCGTCCTCACTGTGACCGAACGGTTCCCGGAGGCCCGGTTTCCCAACTTCAAGGGCATCCTGACGGCCAAGCGCAAGCCCGTCACCACCCTCTCCGCGTCCAGGCTCGGAGTTCAGGCCCCCGTCAGCCGCACCGTGGTGATTTCCACCGTTGAACGGCCGCCGCGCCCAGCGGGCCGGAAACTCATCGACGACGGGACCGCAGCAAACGAGCTGGCTGAGTTCCTCGTGGCGAATCGCTTGGTCTGA
- a CDS encoding electron transfer flavoprotein subunit alpha/FixB family protein, translating into MSNVLVLIEFSPRGEIAASARGLLAAAATLGSPVAVVVSATPLADDDVARLGELGAAGIYSAVTAAAGTVLLAPAVDALSGAVDAYEPAAVLAANSVDGREAAARLAVRVGGSVLADVVHVHNGNGTVVAQHSVFGGAYTVESVVEGGLPILTIRQGAIEGQAPTVQAELKTVSLGSNAEGVVLIDGFHDDPAGSARPELRSAATVVSGGRGLGSSANFVLVEQLADTLGAAVGASRAAVDAGYVAQTAQVGQTGVSVSPQLYIALGISGAIQHRAGMQTSKTIVAINKDEDAPIFDVADFGIVGDIFTVVPQLIEAVKARSN; encoded by the coding sequence ATGTCGAATGTCTTGGTACTCATCGAATTTTCCCCGCGCGGCGAGATTGCCGCTTCCGCCCGCGGGCTGCTGGCTGCCGCGGCCACGCTGGGTTCGCCCGTCGCCGTCGTGGTCTCCGCAACACCGCTGGCGGACGACGACGTTGCGCGCCTGGGTGAGCTCGGAGCGGCAGGGATCTACTCGGCTGTAACAGCCGCCGCCGGCACTGTTTTGCTGGCGCCAGCCGTGGACGCCCTGAGCGGGGCCGTCGACGCCTACGAGCCGGCTGCCGTGCTTGCCGCGAACTCGGTGGACGGCCGCGAAGCAGCCGCCCGTCTTGCTGTGCGGGTCGGCGGCAGCGTGCTCGCCGACGTCGTGCACGTGCACAACGGCAACGGAACCGTGGTTGCCCAACATTCGGTCTTTGGCGGTGCCTACACCGTCGAGTCGGTGGTGGAAGGCGGACTGCCGATCCTGACCATCCGCCAAGGCGCGATCGAAGGTCAGGCTCCCACGGTTCAAGCCGAGCTCAAGACTGTGTCCCTGGGAAGCAACGCAGAAGGCGTCGTTCTCATTGACGGGTTCCATGACGATCCCGCCGGCTCCGCGCGACCCGAGCTCCGCAGCGCGGCAACGGTGGTTTCCGGGGGACGTGGACTTGGCTCATCCGCGAACTTCGTGCTGGTGGAACAGCTCGCCGATACCCTGGGTGCGGCTGTCGGTGCGTCGCGCGCCGCCGTCGACGCCGGGTACGTCGCCCAGACCGCACAGGTAGGCCAGACCGGTGTCAGCGTGTCCCCACAGCTGTACATCGCCTTGGGAATATCCGGAGCCATCCAGCACCGCGCTGGCATGCAGACCTCCAAGACCATCGTCGCCATCAACAAAGACGAGGACGCGCCTATTTTTGACGTGGCCGACTTCGGAATCGTGGGGGATATTTTCACGGTGGTTCCGCAACTCATCGAGGCCGTCAAAGCCCGATCCAACTGA
- a CDS encoding acyl-CoA dehydrogenase family protein produces the protein MFELTEDQQAVVEMVRDFATTAIAPHAAEWDETKHFPVDVLKEAGTLGMGGIYVREEFGGSGLSRTDAALIFEELSKADPTIAAYISIHNMVVWMIDAFGNDEQRAQWVPQLASMEALGSYCLTEPGAGSDAAALSTKAVLDGDSYVLNGTKQFISGAGVSSIYVVMARTADTGSQGITAIVVPADAADLSFGPNEKKMGWNAQPTRQVIFEDVRVPVANRLGEEGSGFGIAMKGLNGGRVNMGACSLGGGQTALDKSIAYLKSRSAFGGPLINQQSLLFDIADMDTELETARTLIFRAADALDRGAPDTVRLCAMAKRVATDAGFNVANKAIQLHGGYGYLSEYGLEKIARDLRVHQILEGSNEIMRLIVGRLAVGA, from the coding sequence ATGTTTGAGCTCACAGAGGACCAGCAAGCCGTGGTGGAGATGGTGCGCGACTTCGCCACGACGGCCATTGCCCCACACGCCGCAGAATGGGATGAGACCAAACACTTCCCCGTGGATGTCCTGAAGGAAGCGGGCACCCTTGGCATGGGAGGCATCTACGTCCGGGAAGAGTTCGGCGGCTCAGGCCTCAGCCGCACGGATGCCGCGCTGATTTTTGAAGAGCTCTCCAAGGCAGACCCCACTATCGCGGCGTATATTTCCATCCACAACATGGTGGTGTGGATGATCGACGCGTTTGGCAACGATGAGCAGCGGGCCCAATGGGTGCCGCAGCTTGCGTCCATGGAGGCTCTGGGCAGCTATTGCCTCACGGAGCCCGGTGCGGGCTCCGACGCTGCCGCGCTGAGCACCAAGGCAGTCCTCGACGGCGACAGTTATGTCCTCAATGGAACCAAACAGTTCATTTCCGGTGCTGGCGTTTCGAGCATCTATGTGGTCATGGCGCGGACCGCCGACACAGGCAGCCAGGGCATCACCGCCATCGTGGTACCTGCGGATGCTGCGGACCTGTCCTTCGGCCCGAACGAAAAGAAAATGGGGTGGAACGCCCAGCCCACCCGGCAGGTCATCTTCGAAGACGTACGCGTCCCCGTGGCAAACCGGCTGGGCGAGGAAGGCAGCGGATTCGGCATCGCCATGAAGGGCCTCAACGGAGGAAGGGTCAATATGGGCGCCTGTTCCCTGGGAGGGGGCCAGACGGCGTTGGACAAGTCCATCGCCTACCTCAAGTCACGTTCGGCCTTCGGTGGGCCGCTCATCAACCAGCAGTCGCTGCTCTTTGATATCGCCGACATGGATACGGAACTCGAAACCGCCAGGACGTTGATCTTTCGGGCGGCTGACGCTTTGGACCGCGGCGCCCCGGACACCGTGCGGCTGTGCGCCATGGCCAAACGCGTCGCCACGGACGCAGGGTTCAACGTGGCAAACAAGGCCATCCAACTTCATGGCGGCTACGGATACTTGTCCGAATACGGACTCGAGAAGATCGCGCGGGACCTGCGTGTTCACCAGATCCTGGAAGGCAGCAACGAGATCATGCGGCTGATCGTCGGCCGGCTTGCGGTGGGAGCGTAG
- a CDS encoding PspA/IM30 family protein translates to MVKQSIFGRIAQLAKANINALLDQAEDPQKMLDQMVRDYSNNIAEAESAVAQTIGNLRMLQADYSEDVKNAQDWGNKALAASRKADEYRSTGNATDAVKFDNLAKVAIQRQMSAENQAKAAEPNIASQSEVVEKLKSGLDQMKGKLNELTSKRNELIARSKTVAAQTQVHDALKSIDIMDPTSEVGRFEEKIRREEAKVLGQQELAASSLDAQFNQLEDLGEQTEIEARLAALKSGGSNAAIGAGATAPADDTVDEADFDKL, encoded by the coding sequence ATGGTTAAGCAGTCCATTTTCGGGCGGATCGCGCAACTCGCCAAGGCGAACATCAATGCCTTGCTCGACCAGGCTGAGGACCCGCAGAAGATGCTGGACCAGATGGTCCGCGACTACTCAAACAACATCGCCGAGGCCGAGTCGGCCGTAGCGCAGACCATCGGCAACCTCCGAATGCTCCAGGCCGACTACAGCGAGGACGTCAAGAACGCCCAGGACTGGGGCAACAAGGCCCTGGCTGCCTCCCGCAAGGCGGATGAGTACCGCTCTACCGGTAACGCGACCGACGCCGTAAAGTTCGACAACCTTGCCAAGGTGGCCATCCAGCGCCAGATGTCGGCCGAGAACCAGGCCAAGGCCGCAGAGCCTAACATCGCTTCGCAGTCGGAAGTCGTGGAAAAGCTCAAGAGCGGTCTCGACCAGATGAAGGGCAAGCTCAACGAGCTCACCAGCAAGCGCAATGAGCTGATTGCCCGCTCGAAGACCGTGGCTGCCCAGACCCAGGTGCACGATGCCCTCAAGAGCATCGACATCATGGACCCCACCAGTGAGGTTGGCCGCTTCGAAGAGAAGATCCGGCGCGAAGAGGCCAAGGTCCTCGGGCAGCAAGAGCTTGCAGCCTCCAGCCTCGACGCGCAGTTCAACCAGCTTGAAGACCTCGGCGAACAGACGGAAATCGAGGCTCGTCTGGCGGCCCTGAAGTCCGGTGGTTCGAACGCTGCGATCGGCGCGGGCGCCACCGCTCCGGCTGACGACACGGTTGATGAAGCCGACTTCGACAAGCTCTAG
- a CDS encoding TPM domain-containing protein, which yields MRSMLKRVFAVIGLAGMLAIPAAAAWAADPVTIPSGQNITDDAGVLQNKTAVQNAIKSLYDDHKFNLYVVTEKTFTNPTTPTDWGNAVAKKKSFGSTDVLLAIATDAGQINITRGPGSKITDSQRDDIKNAVLANLVQNKKNYDQAAIDAAKAIGDTQNSGGGAAALVGAAVVAAGGVGTYLYFRNRRKKGLAPGPSYGPQGEQLDPLASMSIAELRRKSGSLLIEADDTIKSSEQELGFAQAQYGDAAVGNFTKALLEAKNHMTESFKLQQQLDDHIPDTEEQQRSWLGEIIRRSEAALESLREQKADFDSLRELEKNAPQALAAVAAGAQEAEAKISSAEQSLKGLREKYADSALGHVSDNITQAKDRLAFVQNATSTAQEKLVAGESSLAAVAVRAAEESLHQTNVLLDAISKVAGSLDKARNSLDGAVTDTSQDLAQAKAMIQSGEHPELTGPVAAVEAALAQVNNEIQGGKIDPIATLDRVEKAHQTLDQALSGIRDQQEQVRRAQASLQQTIMAAQSQISATSDYIAARRGGVGTEARTRLAEAQRNLDYALSISRNDPVTALTYAQQAQSLAAQAAQLAQSDVDQFGGFANQGYGRGGMFGGGGSGGGLGGAILGGILINSILHGGGGGWGGGNNDGGGGGFFGGGGGGGGGFFGGDGGGGGWGGDSGGDGSF from the coding sequence ATGCGGTCAATGTTGAAACGTGTATTTGCCGTCATCGGCTTGGCTGGAATGCTGGCTATTCCAGCAGCCGCAGCCTGGGCAGCTGATCCGGTGACTATCCCGTCCGGCCAAAACATCACTGACGACGCCGGCGTCCTGCAGAACAAGACTGCGGTTCAAAACGCAATCAAGTCCCTCTACGACGACCACAAGTTCAATCTATACGTCGTCACCGAAAAGACCTTCACCAACCCCACTACGCCTACCGACTGGGGCAACGCGGTGGCCAAGAAAAAGTCCTTCGGATCCACGGACGTCCTGTTGGCCATCGCCACGGACGCAGGGCAAATCAACATCACCCGGGGCCCAGGCAGCAAGATCACCGATTCCCAGCGTGACGACATCAAAAACGCGGTGCTTGCAAATCTCGTCCAGAACAAGAAGAACTACGACCAAGCCGCGATCGATGCCGCCAAAGCGATCGGCGACACCCAGAATTCAGGCGGGGGCGCTGCTGCACTCGTGGGTGCCGCCGTTGTCGCCGCAGGTGGCGTGGGAACCTACCTGTATTTCCGAAACCGTCGCAAGAAGGGCCTCGCACCAGGCCCTAGTTACGGTCCCCAGGGAGAACAGCTCGATCCGCTTGCTTCCATGAGCATCGCGGAACTGCGCCGCAAGTCCGGCTCCCTGCTCATCGAAGCGGATGACACCATCAAGTCCAGCGAGCAAGAGCTCGGCTTCGCCCAAGCACAATACGGCGATGCCGCCGTCGGGAACTTCACCAAGGCCTTGCTGGAAGCAAAGAACCACATGACCGAATCATTCAAGCTGCAGCAACAGCTCGATGACCACATCCCGGATACGGAAGAGCAGCAGCGCAGTTGGCTCGGAGAAATCATCCGACGCTCGGAAGCTGCCCTCGAGTCGCTGCGCGAGCAGAAGGCCGATTTCGATTCCTTGCGTGAGCTCGAAAAGAACGCGCCCCAGGCTTTGGCTGCCGTGGCTGCGGGCGCGCAGGAAGCCGAAGCAAAGATCAGCAGTGCCGAGCAATCCCTCAAAGGGCTGCGCGAAAAGTACGCAGACAGCGCACTCGGCCACGTGAGCGACAACATCACGCAGGCCAAGGACCGGCTTGCCTTCGTTCAGAATGCGACAAGCACAGCCCAGGAAAAGCTGGTGGCGGGTGAGAGCAGCCTTGCTGCGGTGGCCGTCCGCGCCGCGGAAGAGAGCCTCCACCAGACCAACGTCCTGCTCGATGCCATCTCCAAGGTGGCAGGCAGCCTTGACAAAGCCCGGAATTCGCTAGACGGCGCCGTAACAGACACCAGCCAGGACCTGGCGCAGGCCAAGGCCATGATCCAGTCCGGCGAACACCCGGAACTGACGGGTCCGGTGGCCGCAGTCGAAGCTGCGCTGGCCCAGGTCAACAACGAAATCCAAGGCGGAAAGATCGATCCCATCGCCACTTTGGACCGGGTGGAGAAGGCACACCAGACCTTGGACCAGGCCCTCTCCGGAATCCGTGACCAGCAGGAACAGGTCCGGCGTGCGCAGGCCTCGCTGCAACAGACCATCATGGCTGCCCAGTCCCAGATCAGCGCCACCTCGGACTACATTGCGGCGCGACGCGGCGGCGTAGGAACAGAAGCCCGTACCCGCTTGGCTGAGGCCCAACGGAATCTCGACTACGCCCTGTCCATTTCCCGTAATGACCCGGTCACCGCCTTGACGTACGCCCAGCAGGCACAGTCGCTCGCGGCTCAAGCCGCCCAACTGGCGCAGTCCGACGTCGATCAATTCGGCGGCTTCGCCAACCAAGGCTACGGCCGTGGCGGCATGTTCGGTGGTGGGGGCAGCGGTGGCGGCCTCGGCGGGGCGATTCTCGGCGGCATCCTCATCAACTCCATCCTCCACGGCGGCGGAGGCGGCTGGGGCGGTGGAAACAACGACGGCGGTGGCGGAGGCTTCTTCGGCGGCGGCGGAGGTGGAGGTGGGGGCTTCTTCGGTGGCGACGGCGGTGGCGGCGGCTGGGGCGGCGACTCCGGTGGAGACGGGAGCTTCTAG
- a CDS encoding trypsin-like peptidase domain-containing protein, with translation MTENPAQGAAPENNGPENHGPEGTGQAEADKQANSQPTAPLPAYQPGQDFTAKPEYAAQPDNSAQPPAAPAPWAHGPENATEQIQAQHGAPQNGGPQHSSAPRHPEPQRPDYPAGQGNHYPQHQPFYGGPNPAQHFPTQQFPAAPHQGGPGAGPKRKPVFGVGTLVASILAAGLVGGGVVAASDQLFAGRTPAAASSSQTGTVIVNNTDDVNAITAAAAKASPSVVTIMASSGSQGGTGSGIVLDDQGHILTNTHVVTLDGASANAALEVKFSDGRVMKATVVGTDPLSDLAVIKVDNATGLVPATLGDSSKINVGDNAIAIGAPLNLPGTVTDGIVSTLNRTISVASSAVPNGGSDNSQGGGQGGFQFAPPGGGQSQQSSSQGTVSLNVIQTDAAINPGNSGGALVNTKGEIIGVNVAIASAGSSSSSSSSSGNIGVGFSIPINNAKRIAQEIIKNGKATHGQFGVSVQPKSATGSSSGFSVGAQVASVTSGSAAEKAGIKVGDVVTKFAGKDITDPEQLTAAVREQPAGATVKVTVQRGGQSQDLDVTLDAAP, from the coding sequence ATGACGGAGAACCCAGCACAGGGCGCCGCGCCTGAGAACAATGGCCCCGAGAACCATGGTCCTGAGGGCACCGGCCAGGCGGAGGCGGACAAGCAAGCCAATTCCCAGCCTACGGCCCCGCTGCCGGCATACCAGCCGGGTCAGGATTTCACAGCCAAGCCCGAGTACGCTGCGCAGCCAGACAACTCAGCGCAGCCCCCGGCAGCTCCCGCGCCGTGGGCCCACGGCCCCGAAAACGCCACCGAGCAGATCCAGGCGCAGCACGGCGCGCCGCAAAACGGGGGGCCCCAGCACAGCTCGGCCCCGCGGCATCCGGAGCCCCAGCGTCCGGACTACCCTGCCGGGCAAGGGAACCACTATCCGCAGCACCAGCCTTTCTACGGTGGGCCGAACCCCGCGCAACACTTTCCCACACAGCAGTTCCCGGCGGCGCCCCACCAAGGCGGTCCCGGGGCTGGCCCCAAGCGCAAGCCGGTCTTTGGCGTCGGCACCCTGGTAGCCAGCATCCTGGCGGCCGGACTGGTGGGTGGCGGCGTCGTGGCAGCCAGCGATCAATTGTTCGCCGGCCGGACCCCTGCCGCGGCCAGCAGCAGCCAGACCGGGACGGTCATCGTTAACAACACGGATGACGTCAACGCCATCACCGCCGCAGCGGCCAAGGCCTCGCCCAGTGTCGTGACAATCATGGCTTCCAGCGGAAGCCAAGGGGGCACCGGTTCGGGGATCGTCCTCGACGATCAGGGACACATCCTGACCAACACCCACGTGGTGACCCTCGACGGCGCCAGCGCCAACGCCGCACTTGAAGTGAAGTTCAGCGATGGGCGGGTCATGAAGGCGACCGTTGTTGGTACAGACCCGCTGTCGGACCTTGCCGTCATCAAGGTTGACAACGCCACGGGCTTGGTCCCGGCCACACTGGGTGATTCAAGCAAGATCAACGTTGGGGACAACGCCATTGCCATCGGTGCCCCGCTTAACCTGCCGGGCACCGTCACCGACGGCATCGTGTCCACGCTCAACCGCACCATCAGCGTGGCGTCCTCGGCCGTTCCCAACGGGGGCTCGGACAACTCGCAAGGCGGCGGCCAAGGCGGATTCCAGTTCGCTCCTCCAGGCGGCGGCCAGAGCCAGCAAAGCTCGAGCCAGGGCACCGTGTCGCTCAACGTGATCCAGACCGATGCAGCCATCAACCCGGGCAACTCCGGCGGGGCCTTGGTCAACACGAAGGGCGAGATTATCGGCGTCAACGTGGCGATCGCCTCTGCGGGTAGCAGCAGTTCCTCCTCGTCGTCCAGCGGAAACATTGGAGTGGGATTCAGCATCCCGATCAACAACGCGAAGCGTATTGCGCAGGAAATCATCAAGAACGGCAAAGCCACCCACGGGCAGTTCGGCGTCAGCGTCCAGCCCAAGTCGGCTACCGGCAGCAGTTCCGGGTTCTCGGTGGGCGCGCAAGTGGCAAGCGTGACTTCCGGTTCCGCGGCTGAGAAGGCAGGCATCAAGGTGGGCGACGTCGTGACCAAGTTCGCCGGCAAGGACATCACCGATCCCGAGCAGCTCACAGCGGCTGTCCGAGAACAGCCGGCAGGCGCAACGGTCAAGGTGACCGTCCAGCGCGGCGGGCAGTCCCAGGACCTCGACGTGACCCTGGACGCAGCCCCGTAA